CGTGGGGTCGTCTCTCCTCTTTGCGGGATCGTCTCTCCTCTTTGCGGGATCGTCTCTCCTCTTTGCGGGATCGTCTCTCCTCTTTGCGGGATCGTCTCTCCTCTTTGTGCGACCGCCTCCCCTCTTTGTGCGACCGCCTCTCCTCTTTGCGGGATCGACCCTCCCGTTTGTCCCTCCTCTTTTCGCGCTTGCGCTTCCtcttcttgttcttctccttcttccttgaCTTGCGGTCCGAGTCCCTGCTGTCGCGCCCACCACTACTGCTCCCATCATCACTACTGTTGCCGCTACTACTCCCATCATCACTACTGTTGCCGCTACCACTCCCGCCGCTACTATCGCTATCGCTGACGATGCCCAGGTTGCGGCGCTCCTTCAGGTCGTCCTCCGCCTCCTCCTTTATGTCACTTTGGAAGTTAAGCTTTTCTAGACTAATCAAATTTCTACACTGGTAGGGCAAGTGTCCGATGTGGTTGCAGAGGGTGCATGCCCCTGGGATCGTAGCGGAAGCAGTACCTGTCAGTCTTGCCAAACTGAACAAACTCTTCGCCTTCTCGTTGATTTCTTCATTCgtcgcttccttttttttcaactcccTTTTGTTTATCTCCTCCACGGAAGCATAGGGGTCATACCCAACTGAATTTTTCCATATGTCTGACGTCTTGAGAGAGGCTGACACAGGGAGTCTGTTGTCAGCAGGCATCCTGACTCTCCCAGCTTTGCTCGGCATGGTTTCTCCAAAGTGCaggaaaaggagagggaaggagaaagaaaaggtGGGCTAGCCCTGGAGGAGTTATGTACCCCCTACATAGTATATCTCCTGGGTGAGGGAACTCTCATCTCGCAAAGCTAGCGGaatcgcctttttttttttttttttctctttttaaacGGAGAGGGATGTGAAGAAGGCGGGTTTTGTTTGACGAGCATACTAAGCACTGCTCGTCCTGGGATggaagcgttttttttttttttttttggaggtaCTCACTGGCGGGGTGCGCAGGGATGTTACATGTATGCATAATATGAGCACGTAgttcttcttttcctgcttctttttttctttcttttttttttttttttttccctttctgctGTGCAGGTTGCCAACCTGGTGCGAAAGGAAAATCCgcgggaagaaaaaatcggCGCGTTCTTCCCGCGCAGGGGAAGGGCGTACTTGCtgctcgaaaaaaaagaaaaaaaaaaaaaaaaaaaaaaaaaacagacaaaGGTGCCAACTTGGGTGAACGTATGCATAGGCTCACGTGTGCACATTTGTATTTGtgttgtttgtttttttttttttttttttcttttttttctttttcctttcgccTTGCCCAGGAAGGAAAGTCGGAAGGACTAGACAAATGGGGGTGAAGAACCACGTGTCGGGCCATCGCAGCAGCAAAGGGAAGTGGACCAAAAGAAGCTAACTCCACTGAGAAGGGACGAGTTGGGTTGCCAGTCAGCCGTTTGAGTGGCTACTTGACCAACCGATTGAGTGGCCACGTGACCAACCGCTTGAGTGGCCGCTCCACCAACCGCTCCACCACAGAGACGCACGGCCGTGTGGACAGCCCAGGAGAGCGCAAAGATGAACGGacagggggaagaagaaatcgaACCTGAGAAATACATTTTCAGCTTCGCACCAAAAGTGAGTTCCGGGTTGGACCATTTCGCATGTGTTGGGTACTATAAGAAGAAGCCGATGGTATTTTGCTGGGGAGGGAACACGAGCAACCAGTTGGGGGTAGGAATCAACACAAGGGAATGTAAAGTACCCACGCCGGTGCCTTTctttgaagatttttttgttacctcCGTGTGTTGTACCTATTACTGTACCTTTGTTTTAGCTAAGAGGAGCGCGTTGGATGTGGGGTGTTCTGTGTACTCCTTCGGGAAGGGCAACAATGGGTTGCTAGGGTTTAGGAAGgagaagattttttttccaaatcgtGTGGACTCGCATCATgtagggggggagaaggagaagctaCTGCGGAAGCTCGACAACAAGGTGGACCAAACGTTGCTGGACGCGTTTGGGGTTACCAAGGGGGGTGTTAGCGGTGGTGGCGGTGTTAGCGATGTTAGCCGCGGTAGCGATGGTAGCGATCGTAGCGGTGATGGCTTGCTCCACTTTGACATGGACGACATTTACAGCGAAGAAGGCTCCGCGGGGGGAGCGTCTCGCGTGAACGGCTGCGCTGGGCCCCCCCCGGAGGAGAAGGCGGACTGGTTTACCCCCGTACCGATGAAGGTGAAATTCGAGGAGCGCACGAGAATTATGTTCATATCCTGTGGGGACATGCACACGTTGGCCATTTGCACCAGGGGGTTCCTTTACGGATGGGGGAGTAACACCTTCGGGTGTGTAGGGAATGGGACAAACAGGAATGTATACGAACCGGTTCGTATTTTTctggagggaagaaaaggaggagcgGGGGTAGGTGGTCGGTTTGGAGGTCTAGGTGGGAGTCGCCGCCCCTTTGGGAACGCTCTCCATGGGAACGCTCTCCATGGGAACGCTCTGCATGGGAATGAGCCCAACCGAGGGGACATCATCATTCACTGCTCCGCGGGGGGAAAGCACAGCATGGCGTGCACGCTACGTGGGGAGTTGTACAGTTGGGGTTATGGAGCAAATGGACGGCTTGGACTGGGTAACATCCAAAGTTACAACAAACCACAACTAGTGAAGACGTtccaaaagagaaagaaaatcATTTACGTGTGTTCAGGAAAGTCTCACTCAGGATGCATAGATGCAGAAAATAACGTATACACATGGGGGAGTGGAAGATATTTTAAACTCGGTCATGGAGATGATAACGATGTGTTGAGTCCGAAGAGGTTAGACTATCTATGTCACTctcgtaaaatttttatgctaTCTTTTGGTACCTTCAATTCGCTAGCTCTAAGTGTAAAAGGGGACGTGTTCCTTTGGGGGGTTTTTActcaaataaaaagaggaTCCTCATCCTACACGTGTAAAGCTCCTAAGAAGGTAAACATGCATTATAAATGCTTATCTGTTCATGCATCTGTGTATATGTCCATGGGGGTGACTCTCGTGGGGGATTTAATCGTGTTGGGTGATTGCAGTCGGGTTATCGCATGTGGAGGAAGTGGCCCTTCCAATGTATTGCTAAAGAGCAACCATGGGGAGGGGGAGTCCGACTCCGGAGACAGCAATGTTGATGTGATGAACCACCTTATTGGAAGGGAAGCAAATTGGATCGACCAACTAAACCGTAGTAATGAGTTCCCGGTTAGATACGTTAAAGAATTACGAGGGAAAATCCACATAAAAGATATCCTTAGGACGTTCTACATGCTGGATAAGGAATCCTTTACCCCTGGGGGGAGAGACAAAGGATGGCATGAACAACTCAGGTGGGATGACGAGAGCTGGAGTCCTTATGGTGATGGTCCAACGGAAGGAACAGTTCCAAAGAAAGACTTGGTCATCAAGTCAAGGGTTAGGATGATCGATGGGAGTGAGCACTTTAGTGTATTCCTGTTGCAGAGCGGGAAGGTATATGCTTCTggggttaataaaaatggagagctaGCAAATGGAGAGGCAGCAAATGGGGGACCACCAAATGGAGAGCCACCAAATGGAGGGCCACCAAATGGAGTGTACAACTTAGGGAAGAAATTTTCCGTTCCTGTTCCGATCGACGTGTGtgttaataaaatagtaaaaatcGCATGTGGATATAATTACACCTTGGCGTTGAACGAAAGGGGGCTACTCTACGGGTGGGGGAAGAACGACAAAAGCCAACTCGGTATAGGAGTAATTAAGGACTGCCACGAACCGGTGCACATAAAATCGCTCAGCAAAGTCATCGACGTGTATGCGGGACATGATCACAGCGCTTGCATAGTGAACAGTTCGTTTGACGAGGATCGTTCGATAGAGGAAgcgaagaaggaggaggagaaaaaaaactaccacCATTTTGACGTGGAGAATGAAAATATGTTGGAACGAGGAGAGCTGTACACCTGGGGAAACGCAGAAAGCGGGAAGGTAGGACTCGGGGCAGACTACACACAAGGAGCGATCCTCTTGCCCAGAAGAGTCAACCTAACAAATAAGGTACACAGGTGCTCCCTAGGGAACAGTCACACATTAATACTAACCGATTCAAACGAGCTGTATGTATGTGGTAGTGCAAATAATGGCAAGTTGGGTCTAACGGATAGAAGCATAGGATACATGGTCAGTTCGCCAAGGAAGGTTAACATAGATCCCAGCATCTACATCAAGCAGGTGGTGGCAGGAGCAACCTACAGTATGATACTCTCCGTTGATGGGTTCATCTACACATGGGGAgagttcataaaaaatgaattagcGTCTGAAGTCCCAGTGTTGTATTCTCAAATAAGTAACGTAAAGCATATTATCGGTGGGAAAGACAGACACGTTTTATTCCTTACATGTGATAATAAACTCTTCGGGTTGGGTGacaacacacacatgcagaTCCTACATGATGTGAAAGAGACAAGCATACGTGGGAGACCAAAACTGATTCCCTACTTCGTCAGAGATAGAAGCATAGAATCAGCGTActcatttaaaaatgcgTCCTTCGTACAGCTGGAAGGTACACACGATTTACTTGCTTGGGGATACACATCTAACTGCCACCTGGGCATCGGGGTGACGAACGCCACGTATTTGAAGCAACCGAAGAAGGTGATCAGAACTTGGGTGACCTATGAGGAGGTCGATCGAGGCGGAGACAACGATGTGGCAGCGGAGCAGGGTCTGCTAGGCGGGCCGAACAGTCCCCCCTTTAACGACGGGCTGGCAGACGGGCTGGCAGGCGGACTGGCAGACGAAGTCGAGCTCGTAAGAAGGAGAGTGCTCAAAAAGATGCAGTTCGAGGACGACCTCGTTTGTGGTGCCCCCTACCACGAAGGAGATGTGGAACATATGATTAAACAAATACAGATCATGCCGCATCTTCTAAATTGGGAAGAGATTCaaattttactaaaaaaggagagataCACGAACAGCATTGAGTATGTGCGTTCTTTCGAGAGAGACCTAACTGATATGTATACGAAACACATGGAGTTTCTCCTAAATTTGCATTCCCTGGAGAGGACTTACAACGAGTTGCTTCTCAATTATCAACACTACGTCCTCTCAAATGTAGTGTTGCTGGGCGAGGAGCGCCCGTCCATCATGTTCTCCCAGCACACACACGTCTTGGATTGCAACCGGGACAAGCTGCAGCGATTCGTGTACATAGTTCAGCAGCAGCCTGTGTACCTCGTGATTCTCTGTCTGATCCATAACTGCAAGAATGTGAAGTACGGGAGTGGGGCCTACGGGGGTCACTCCTACGGGGGTTACTCCTACGGGGGGTACTCGTGCGAGGGGTACGCCTACGAGTACGGTGGGCGCGTGGATGGTAGCCAGGACGGCAGACAGTTCGGGAATCCGCCGCAGAACCAGTTGGAGAATCCGCCGCAGAACCAGTTGGAGAATCCACCGCAGAACCAGTCGGGGAATCCGCCGCGGAACCAGTCGGGGAAGCCGCCTGCCATGCGTGACCGGAGCGACCGGGCTGCCGCTGAGGAGAAGCGCAACTTCTACCGCAGCAGCACGCGCATCCTCTGCTCCTTCATTTTCGACCTCTACCACGACCTCCGGGACGAACGCGTGCGAACCATATTCACGATTTTTCTCATCAAGCTGGGCGTGGAGGAGATAAACAACTGCCTGCACGTGGAGGCCCTGTTCAGGGAAgactcctccatttttttcgtcctcaTCAGGATGCTATTCTTAAAGAACGAAGTGCTGGCAAGCTTCGCGCGGCGCCTGGCCGACATGGGCAACGTCAACTCGTTCGTGAGGCTGGTGGACTCCCTGTCGCGCTGTGGCCCCGGGGGGGAACGCGCGCCATCAGCGGAGAGGTCACCACTCGTCTTGGATTCTTCTCCCCGAGTGGAACCCCCCACCGGGGATGCACTCACAGGGGATGCACTCACGGGGGACTCCCTCTCCCCTGCGTTGATCAATCGGGATGCACTCGCTCGCGCTTCGATGAGTGCTGCTCCACCCAACCGCTCCCCGACGAGCACCCCCCCACGCAACCGCTTCATCGACGAGGCGAACGACCCCCTAGACAAGGAGTTCGCAGCCTTCATGAAGGGAAAGAATCCAGAGAAGACCTCCCCCCTGAATCTACCGATGAATATGTATAGCGGGTTGAAGCCCCTTCCGTATAGCCACTTGGAAGGAACATTTGGTTATAATTCCCAAGGAGTAGTCCCCTCATCGTGGCAGGGACAGAACCCAAAAGAACCCATGACAGGTCCAGCTAGGCAAAAAGATGTACTTGTAGAAATAGACATGGTACATGTGTTCAGAGAGTTATGTAAGCTattcgaaaaaatgatttttccagaaatatttcaaattgttgtaaaaaatttatttaagcaTTTGTCCCTATGCGAGATGAACACCAACAATGAGAGCCTCTCACAGAATAGGATCTTTTACTTCACAGGGGAGCACTTCCTGTATGTTCCATTTTACCATTTACTACTCATGGCTATCTTAAATCCAATGTTAAGGAATGTAGAGAAGCTagcagaaaaattttttttccctgttatCCCACCCCATGTCATTAATTTGTGTAAAAGGGTATCGTCTTTGTTGGAGGTTCTTTGTATTAACAGATATGACTGTCTATCGAGATATAATCTAAGAGAAAGCTTTGTCTCTGTGAAATTCATCCTTGAGAGAACCTTTTACTCCATGGTGACAGTCACACATCTCCTTTGCAACACGAGGGAGGATGTATACCTCACTGCGTATGTTAATTTGTTTAGTTACCATTTGAGCATGAGACCTTGCTATGTATATTTGAAGGTCTTCCAACTGTGCCATTTGCTTAATCTGTTTTTCCGTTTCCAAAATTATTTGTGTCTCTCCTTCGACGACCCCGCGGTGGAGATCGTCAATGAGTTCTTCACATGGCAGGAAGGGAAGGCAGACGGAGCGGGAGGCAAGGTAGACGGAACAGGAAGCAAGGTAGACGGAACGGGAAGCAAGGTAGACGGAGCGGGAAGCAAGGTAGACGGAGCGGGAAGCAAGGTACACGGAACGGGAAGCAAAATAGAAGACAACGCGCCCAGTGACGTGGCCCGCAAAGTGGCCGCCAACGACGCGGCGGGCCGAGAGCGCAACGACAAGCAGAGCGGGAACTTCCTCCTGAGGCTGATGggcaaggggaagaaggcgaAGGGGCGATCCAAGCGGGATGTGCGGGATGTGCGTGATGTGCGTGATGCGCGGGATGGGCGGGCTGAACTGCCTGCGCAGACTGCGCAGAGTACGCTGCCCGCGCGGGGGAACCGACCACAAACGAAGACGCGGCGCGAGCGGCGCCTCATTTTCTCGGAGAGCCAAATCGACCTGTTCGCGCAGTGCAAGCTGGTGTACAACATCCAGCTGGACACACGCTTCCtgttggaggaaaaaaatatgagcatCTGtgaattcacaaaaattCCAATGCCACAGTCCATGTGCTATCGTAAGAAGACgcgaataaaaaatagagaatATTTGTTCTCTATCATCCAGGAGTATAAGCAGCCAAGTGATGAAGCTTATCTCGTGAGCGAGTGTCTACGAGGGTGTCCTCTGCTGGGCCCATGCACAGATACGTCTACACTGTTAATCAAATTGAAGGCACTTAGAGTGAATTTCCTTTCACTGGCCCAACAGAAGGAAGCAAATTTAGTTACTCTCCTTGACAAAACAGTAGATATTTTTCTGTCAAACGAAATGGTACACGTGAATCATCAAGAGAATATCCCACCCAATctgtacatacataaatttaaaattaatcatGGGGAACAAACAGAACAACCTTTCGAGCgattttttatgttgcaAACTTTCAACAACAgggattcctttttttcatgaaatggagaaatatCGCAATGCAAATATGCTtggatattttaaaaaaaaaaaaacatgttcattatttgagaaaattatatgaacGGCAAGGTAAAATTGAggagttaatttttatacacCAAAATAAAGTCAGGGAAGATGTAGAGAACATGAAGCGGGCATTAATATATGtatcaaaattgttaatagAGAGACCCATACTTGTACATGCTACTCTCTTTGgaaagaatttattttttattaaaatgaaaatggatAAAGATTTTCGAAGAAGAGAAAGGAGtaactctttttctttttgcaatACGTCAACTGTACATGTGTATGGTGTGAAGAAGCTACTTCAGGAGGGTGTGCTGGACTCCCTAAACGAGATGTTACTTCCCGTGGTGGATTCGCTGTCCCTGGAAATATTCTTCGATATTGACAACGCGCTGAAGCTCAGTTTGGTGTTAATGGGTGGACTCGAGCGCAGGGTCCTGCACGTTCAGACGTTCCGCGGCAGGGACATTCAGTGTATGTACAGCAGGTCCCCCTTCATTTCGTACTCTCTTTTCCCATATAATAGGGAGAGCCTGTGCTCGATCCGCACCCTGAGCCTTGTGCATTTGCTGCACGACTTGGTGGTCGACCTTTACTAGCGAGTTGGTGCGGCGGCAGGGTGGCCGAGCGGGGGTGCGTTTGTTTGGCGGTTTTTTGTTTGGGGGTTTTTTGTTTGGCGGTTTTTTGTATGGCGGTTTTTTGTTTCGCGGTTTTTTGTTTAGCGTCTTTTTGTTTCGCgtctttttgttctttctcgttttttttcgtattttttgttctttctcgttttttttcgttttttttgtcctttctcgttttttttccgttttcccatttttaccgACTCGGGGGTGCCGCACCCTCCGCTTCCACTTCCGCGCGGCGCACGTCAGATGTCGTCATTGTTGTACGTCTCGTAGTTGACGTCCTCGTAGAGCACGTTGGTGACGTCCATCTCCAGCGTTTTGATGTGCGCCAGCTGCTCGGCGTCTTCGTTGGCTGTCTCGCTGGCTGCCTCGTTTGCCGCTTCGTTGGCTGTCTCGTTTGCCGCTTCGTTCGCTGCCTCGTTTGCCGCTTCGTTGACTGCCTCGCttgctgcttcccctcccACGAGCGGCTCGTCGCCCCCGATGACCTGCGCCAGGGAGGTGCCCTCCccatcatttttatcaccaaaaaaggggtcatCAGTACTCTCCTCATATAACTCAATCGCTTCAGCCATTTCAGCACTTTGGAGATTCTTCTGACCTATGGGTTCTATATCCAGCtgttttgaattttctttaGTCAAAAGATCCCCCGTCGTTTCCTTCTGCTCAGAATCAGTCGGTGGGGTCCCCCCTCCCTTGGACACTCCCCCGGTGATGATGCTTTTaatggtctttttttttaatggttTGTTTAAGCATTGCGGAGGAACGTACTTagccttctccttctttttacaaaagaTTTTGTACTCATCCTTTAAGTCATCATGGCTGTATAGCTTgtcacaaaaatatatgcatctGATTCGTATGCTCGCGTTGATCTGCACTTCGATGGTCTCCTTGTAGTTGGTTCGAAAGGCCTTCTGCGTGTACTCCTGCAGGTTAATTTGAATTATGTTCCAGCCTTCGTTTAGGATCATCGGCATGGTGCACCATTTGTTGGAGAGTCTCGTCACGGTCTGCAAGAGGGGTGTCACCGTTGCGTGTGACGGGTTTAGCGGCAGCGTGAGGAGTATAGCGATAGCGTAACGCACCTAGCGACACTCACAATGTACATAGCGACACTCGCAACGTACATAGCGACACTCGCAACGTACATAGCGACACTCGCAACGTACATAGCGACACTCGCAACGTACATAGCGACACTCGTAGGGGTACTCTGCTGTGTGCCCCGTTGGGGGGGCCGCCCACTCACctgaaaatttgaaattcgAAAGGTCCGCCTGCACTTCTTGTCATCCATTATGCTTATGCGGAAGGAAAAGTATTTATTCATCTGCGGTggtgggggggaagtggTTAGAGCGACTGTCTTAGCAAAGCGGCAACGTAGGGTCATTCCCGATATGCTGCTAATAGCGCTGTGCTGGTAACACCGCTGTGCTGGTAACACCGCTCCGCTGGTAACACCGCTCCGCTGGCAACGCCGCTCCGCGTCTCACATTTTTCACGATGAGAACGATGAAGGGTAGGCTGATGcccagggaagaaaaattttctggGGAGGTGTAGATATACGAGTCGGACGTGTTTTCGGACATGATCTCAATTGCACTTAGCTTGATCGCATCgtccaaaatttttctgaCACAccccttcttcgtcttcgtcTTCCATAGGTCCAGTGGTTTGGATCTGCAGTGGGGGGGAGCGGTGGCACGAGCAGTGAGGGGGCATGTGCAGGTGTGGTGATGGGAGTGGTGCCTCCAAACCGTTTTGCCGCTCCAAACCGTTTGCCGCTCCAGTTTGCCGCTCCATGCTGCATTGCTCCCCCAAACCGCTGTGCTGCGCCGGGAGGCCTTCTTACCCCGCGCTCAGCAGGAGGGACAAGATATTCGGCTGGTATTTGTTCCTGTACATGGTGCTCAGTGGGTATGCGGAGAGGTAAGGGGGTAGAGCAGTGGGGACGAAGCAGATGGTATGCGGAGAGGCAAATGGGACGAAGCAGAGGGTATGCGGAGAGGCAAAGGGGACGAAGCAGAGGGAGAGGAGAAAACGGCTGATGAACCAACAAGTTAGCATGGGAGTGTCTGCTACTGCCCACTTATCGGTGTGCATACATAGGCACGTGGGAGAGCGACTCTTTTCTGTGCGATGTCTGGCTTATTCCCCTTGGCGTAGCGTCACGCGTGAG
The sequence above is drawn from the Plasmodium cynomolgi strain B DNA, chromosome 10, whole genome shotgun sequence genome and encodes:
- a CDS encoding hypothetical protein (putative); translation: MPSKAGRVRMPADNRLPVSASLKTSDIWKNSVGYDPYASVEEINKRELKKKEATNEEINEKAKSLFSLARLTGACTLCNHIGHLPYQCRNLISLEKLNFQSDIKEEAEDDLKERRNLGIVSDSDSSGGSGSGNSSDDGSSSGNSSDDGSSSGGRDSRDSDRKSRKKEKNKKRKRKREKRRDKREGRSRKEERRSHKEGRRSHKEERRSRKEERRSRKEERRSRKEERRSRKEERRPHEEEKRSRKHAKRTGKDKEERRRHTSRDRDKPNVKKKEKRKRRTRETDDEGVREKRHRGRSSSSS
- a CDS encoding guanidine nucleotide exchange factor (putative), translated to RRTAVWTAQESAKMNGQGEEEIEPEKYIFSFAPKVSSGLDHFACVGYYKKKPMVFCWGGNTSNQLGVGINTRECKVPTPVPFFEDFFVTSVCCTYYCTFVLAKRSALDVGCSVYSFGKGNNGLLGFRKEKIFFPNRVDSHHVGGEKEKLLRKLDNKVDQTLLDAFGVTKGGVSGGGGVSDVSRGSDGSDRSGDGLLHFDMDDIYSEEGSAGGASRVNGCAGPPPEEKADWFTPVPMKVKFEERTRIMFISCGDMHTLAICTRGFLYGWGSNTFGCVGNGTNRNVYEPVRIFLEGRKGGAGVGGRFGGLGGSRRPFGNALHGNALHGNALHGNEPNRGDIIIHCSAGGKHSMACTLRGELYSWGYGANGRLGLGNIQSYNKPQLVKTFQKRKKIIYVCSGKSHSGCIDAENNVYTWGSGRYFKLGHGDDNDVLSPKRLDYLCHSRKIFMLSFGTFNSLALSVKGDVFLWGVFTQIKRGSSSYTCKAPKKVNMHYKCLSVHASVYMSMGVTLVGDLIVLGDCSRVIACGGSGPSNVLLKSNHGEGESDSGDSNVDVMNHLIGREANWIDQLNRSNEFPVRYVKELRGKIHIKDILRTFYMLDKESFTPGGRDKGWHEQLRWDDESWSPYGDGPTEGTVPKKDLVIKSRVRMIDGSEHFSVFLLQSGKVYASGVNKNGELANGEAANGGPPNGEPPNGGPPNGVYNLGKKFSVPVPIDVCVNKIVKIACGYNYTLALNERGLLYGWGKNDKSQLGIGVIKDCHEPVHIKSLSKVIDVYAGHDHSACIVNSSFDEDRSIEEAKKEEEKKNYHHFDVENENMLERGELYTWGNAESGKVGLGADYTQGAILLPRRVNLTNKVHRCSLGNSHTLILTDSNELYVCGSANNGKLGLTDRSIGYMVSSPRKVNIDPSIYIKQVVAGATYSMILSVDGFIYTWGEFIKNELASEVPVLYSQISNVKHIIGGKDRHVLFLTCDNKLFGLGDNTHMQILHDVKETSIRGRPKLIPYFVRDRSIESAYSFKNASFVQLEGTHDLLAWGYTSNCHLGIGVTNATYLKQPKKVIRTWVTYEEVDRGGDNDVAAEQGLLGGPNSPPFNDGLADGLAGGLADEVELVRRRVLKKMQFEDDLVCGAPYHEGDVEHMIKQIQIMPHLLNWEEIQILLKKERYTNSIEYVRSFERDLTDMYTKHMEFLLNLHSLERTYNELLLNYQHYVLSNVVLLGEERPSIMFSQHTHVLDCNRDKLQRFVYIVQQQPVYLVILCLIHNCKNVKYGSGAYGGHSYGGYSYGGYSCEGYAYEYGGRVDGSQDGRQFGNPPQNQLENPPQNQLENPPQNQSGNPPRNQSGKPPAMRDRSDRAAAEEKRNFYRSSTRILCSFIFDLYHDLRDERVRTIFTIFLIKLGVEEINNCLHVEALFREDSSIFFVLIRMLFLKNEVLASFARRLADMGNVNSFVRLVDSLSRCGPGGERAPSAERSPLVLDSSPRVEPPTGDALTGDALTGDSLSPALINRDALARASMSAAPPNRSPTSTPPRNRFIDEANDPLDKEFAAFMKGKNPEKTSPLNLPMNMYSGLKPLPYSHLEGTFGYNSQGVVPSSWQGQNPKEPMTGPARQKDVLVEIDMVHVFRELCKLFEKMIFPEIFQIVVKNLFKHLSLCEMNTNNESLSQNRIFYFTGEHFLYVPFYHLLLMAILNPMLRNVEKLAEKFFFPVIPPHVINLCKRVSSLLEVLCINRYDCLSRYNLRESFVSVKFILERTFYSMVTVTHLLCNTREDVYLTAYVNLFSYHLSMRPCYVYLKVFQLCHLLNLFFRFQNYLCLSFDDPAVEIVNEFFTWQEGKADGAGGKVDGTGSKVDGTGSKVDGAGSKVDGAGSKVHGTGSKIEDNAPSDVARKVAANDAAGRERNDKQSGNFLLRLMGKGKKAKGRSKRDVRDVRDVRDARDGRAELPAQTAQSTLPARGNRPQTKTRRERRLIFSESQIDLFAQCKLVYNIQLDTRFLLEEKNMSICEFTKIPMPQSMCYRKKTRIKNREYLFSIIQEYKQPSDEAYLVSECLRGCPLLGPCTDTSTLLIKLKALRVNFLSLAQQKEANLVTLLDKTVDIFLSNEMVHVNHQENIPPNLYIHKFKINHGEQTEQPFERFFMLQTFNNRDSFFS
- a CDS encoding transcription factor IIb (putative); translation: MYRNKYQPNILSLLLSAGSKPLDLWKTKTKKGCVRKILDDAIKLSAIEIMSENTSDSYIYTSPENFSSLGISLPFIVLIVKNMNKYFSFRISIMDDKKCRRTFRISNFQTVTRLSNKWCTMPMILNEGWNIIQINLQEYTQKAFRTNYKETIEVQINASIRIRCIYFCDKLYSHDDLKDEYKIFCKKKEKAKYVPPQCLNKPLKKKTIKSIITGGVSKGGGTPPTDSEQKETTGDLLTKENSKQLDIEPI